GGGTAGGGGATAGTAGATCCCCGTCATGATCCCTTTTTCCTTCAGGTGGAGCTGGAGAGCGTCGCGCCGCACCGTCCGGACCACGTAGTGATGGAAGATGTGTGACGTCTCGTCGTCGATGGCGGGAAGCACGAGGGGAAGGTCCCTCAGGTGCATGTTGTAGTAGCCGGCCGTCTCGAGACGCGTCTTGTTCCAGGAGACGAGTTTTTTCAATTTGACGCAGAGCGCAAGGGCCTTGATCTCATCGAGGCGGCTGTTGAAACCTATCATTTCGTGGATGTACGGTTTCTCCCCCATCCCGTGGACACGAAGCTTGCGGACCTTCTCACCGAGGTCGGGACGCCGGGTGAGCACCATGCCTCCCTCTCCGATACCGCCGAGGTTCTTCGTGGGATAGAAACTGGTGGCCGCAATGTCACCGAAGGTGCCCGCCGACGAGCCGCCGCGCCTCGCCCCGAGCGCCTGTGCCATGTCCTCGATGACGGGCACGCCGTGCTTCTCCGCAATGGCAAGGATCCTTTTCATGTCGCAGATCCTCCCGAAGAGATGCACGACTATGATGGCCTTTGTTTTCGGGGTGATCGCCTTCTCGACCTGTCCCGGGTCGATGTTCATGTCCCTGTCCCCAATGTCGGCAAAAACAGGCCGGGCCCCCACGAGAGCGATGGAGCTTGCCGTCGAGAAGAATGTGTAGGGCGTGGTCACGACCTCGTCGCCCTGTCCGATGCCGAGGGCCATGAGTGAGAGGATGAGGGCGTCGGTGCCGTTGGCGCAGGAGATGGCGTGCGCCGCCCCCGTCATCGAAGCCACCTGCCCTTCGAGTTCCTGGCAGTACTGCCCGAGGATCAGTTTCTGCTCGTCCAGTATCTCCCGTACGCCTTTGAGGATATCTTTCCTGACTCCCTTGAACTGCGCCTTCAGGTTAATGGGTGGAATCTTCATATCTGCAGCATCCTTTCGTCATGGCATGTGATCGGCCGGGGGACCGGACTATGTTAGCATATTATCTCCCGTCAACTCAATATTTCGTTCTGTGCTTCCTTGCCGGTCCCCGGCCACTCCCCGTCGCGGGTTCCTCCTCGCCCCGGTAGCGCTCCGCCCACCGGGGGCTTCTTGCGAAAACGGGTGCCGCCCCGGACCACGGGGCCTTCCCGGGAGCTTCAACCGATTTTGCAACCCCCGGGCCGGGATGTCGAAATAGATGCCCGGTCAGGTATCTGGACAACCATTAAAACCGTTGACAAATACTTGGAATTGCGATAAAAACATTGTGAAATTTTTTTCAACTGAATTGAAAGGAGACCTGTATGAAAGAGGCAGTTATTGTTTCGTGCGCCAGAACTGCGATCGGCCAGTTCGGTCAGTCATTGAAGGACATCCCCGTTGTAACCCTTGGTGGAACAGCGATCAGGGAAGCGATCAAGAGGGCGGGGATCAGGCCTTCGAAGAGCAAGGACAAGGAATTTGCCCCTGCGATCTTCGAAGGCAAGACAGATACCGAACTGGAAGCAAAGTTCTACGATTACGACAGCAGTTTGAAAGAGGTCGTGATCGACGAAGTCATCATGGGTAATGTTCTTCAGGCGGGACTCGGTCAGAACTCGGCGCGCCAGGCCAGCATCCGCGGCGGCGTACCGAAAGAAACAGCTGCTTATACCATCAATAAGGTCTGCTCCTCGGGCTTGAGGGCGATAATCGCCGGCGCCGGCTCCATCATGCTCGGCGAGAACGAAGTTGTCGTGGCGGGCGGAATGGAGAACATGAGCCTTGCCCCGTTTACGCTCCCCGGACTGAGATGGGGCGCGCGGATGTTCGACACCAAGGCTGTCGACCTCATGGTCCTCG
This DNA window, taken from Syntrophorhabdus sp., encodes the following:
- a CDS encoding DegT/DnrJ/EryC1/StrS family aminotransferase translates to MKIPPINLKAQFKGVRKDILKGVREILDEQKLILGQYCQELEGQVASMTGAAHAISCANGTDALILSLMALGIGQGDEVVTTPYTFFSTASSIALVGARPVFADIGDRDMNIDPGQVEKAITPKTKAIIVVHLFGRICDMKRILAIAEKHGVPVIEDMAQALGARRGGSSAGTFGDIAATSFYPTKNLGGIGEGGMVLTRRPDLGEKVRKLRVHGMGEKPYIHEMIGFNSRLDEIKALALCVKLKKLVSWNKTRLETAGYYNMHLRDLPLVLPAIDDETSHIFHHYVVRTVRRDALQLHLKEKGIMTGIYYPLPLHLQPCFSYLGYKEGDLPIAEEAARTSLAIPVFPELKKKEKDYIIKSIRSFFEKQDEGSEDDQ